The Vulcanimicrobium alpinum sequence CGCAATGCGATCGCGGAGCCGAACGACCTGCGCACCTACGAGTGCGATGGCCTGCTCGGGTTTCGCGTGCGTCCGGCGATCGTCGTCCTCCCCGAATCGACCGACGAAGTCGCCGCGTGCGTGCGGTTGGCGCGCGAACTCGATCTGCCGATCGTCCCGCGCGGCGCCGGCACCGGGCTCTCCGGCGGCGCGCTTCCGACCGACGGCTGCGTGATGATCGGTCTCTCGCGGATGAAGCAGATCCTCGCGATCGACTACGCCAACCGAACCGCGCGTGTCCAGCCCGGCGTGATCAATCTCGACATCACGCGCGCGCTCGCTCCGCAGGGGTACTATTACGCCCCGGATCCGTCGTCGCAGAGCGTCTGTACGATCGGCGGCAACATCGCCGAAAACGCCGGCGGCGCGCACTGCTTGAAGTACGGCTTCACCACCAACCACGTGCTCGGCGTGACGATGGTGCTCGGCGACGGCAGCGTCGTTCATCTCGGTTCGCGCGGGGGCGAGCTCGACACCCTCGGCTACGATCTGGTCGGCGTCGTCGTCGGCAGCGAGGGGATGACCGGGATCGTCACCGAGGCGCTGGTGCGCATCATGCGCGCGCCGGAGCGCACGCAGACCCTCTTCGCGACCTTCCCGACCACCGACGAAGCCGGCGACGCCGTCGGACGGATCATCGGCGCCGGGATCGTCCCGGCCGCGATCGAGATGTGCGACAAGTTGGCGATCGAAGCGATCGTCGCCGCGACGCACGTCGACTGGCCGCTCGACGTCGGCGCGCTGCTGCTGATGGACGTCGACGGCGTCGACGCCGAAGTCGAAGCGACCGCCGCGCAGGCGCGCGCGCACCTCGCCGCCGCCGGCGCGATCGAGATCCGCGAACCGAAGGACGACGCGGAGCGCGCGCTCGCGTGGAAGGGCCGCAAGGCCGCGTTCGCGGCGGTCGGCCGCATCTCGCCGAACTATCACGTGCAGGACGGCGTGATCCCGCGCAAGGACATCGCGCCGGTGCTGCGCGAGATCGCCGCGCTGGGCGCGGCATCCGGACTGCGCATCGCCAACGTCTTCCATGCCGGCGACGGCAACCTGCACCCGCTCGTGCTGTACGATGCGCGGATCCCCGGCCAGGAACACGAAGCGGAGCGCGTCGCGGGCGAGATCCTGCGGGTTTGCCTGCGCTACGGCGGTTCGGTCACCGGCGAGCACGGCGTCGGTCACGACAAGGCGTGCTATCTGGGCGAACAATTCAACGCCGACGATTTGGGGACGATGCAGCAGGTGCGCAGCGCGTTCGATCCCGAGCACCGTTTCAATCCCGACAAGGTGTTCCCGACCCCGCGGCTGTGCGGCGACAAACCGGGCGCCTACACGCCGCATGCCTCCGAACTGAGCGGTGAGGCGGGACGCGGGTGACGGCGGCCGGATCGGCGCACGGCGATCTTGCGATCGCGGGCGTCATGCCGCGCGAGGTCGTGACGCCGCGCGATCGCGTCGAGTTCTCGCACATCGTCGCGGACCTGCACGCGGCGCGCAAAGCGTTCGCGTTCGTCGGCGGCGGGACGGAACTCGCGCTCGGCAACGCCCCGAGTGCGCTCGACACGGCGATCCGCACCAGCGCCCTCGACGAGGTCGTCGACTACGCGCCCGAGGATCAGACGATCACCGTCGAGGCGGGGATGACGCTCGCCGACATCGATCGCGTCCTCGCGCCGCACCGTCAGATGCTCCCGCTCGACGTGCTCGACCGCGACCGCGCGACGATCGGCGGCGTCGTTGCGACGAACACGTCCGGCCGGCGCCGTCAGCGCTACGGTGCGGTGAAAGACCTGATCGTCGGCGTCTCGCTGGTGCGCCCCGACGGCGTCGTGGCGCGCGGCGGCGGCAAGGTCGTGAAAAACGTCGCTGGGTTCGATCTGCCCAAGCTGATGACCGGATCGCTCGGAACCCTGGGCGGAATCGCGACGGTGACGGTTCGTGTCTACCCGATCCCGGAATCGGTGCGCGCGATCGCGCTGACGGTCGACACGGCGGAGAAGGCCGCCGCGGCGGCGCGCGCCGTGCACGAACGCAAGCTCGAGCCCGAATCGGTCGTGCTCTACAATTACCGCACGCTGGTGCTGACCTTCGCGGGAACCGCGGCCGGCGTCGCCGAGCAGATGCGGACCGTCGAGCTCGCCGGCGACGAGATCGGTGCGGCCGCCGCCGAACTGACCGACCTCGAGCGCGAGTCGTACGAACAGCGCGAACGCGCCGTCCGCCGCGACGGCGACTGGCGCGTGCGCATCGTCGCGCCGCCCTCATGTGCGGTCGCGACGCTCGGCGCGTTCGTCGCCGCGCCGCCTGTCGCGGTCCCCGTCGCGTATCCGCTGCTCGGCATCGCGCGTCACGCGTATCCGGACGCCGCCGGCGAGAACATCATCGGCGACCTGCGCCGCTACGTCGCCGCCGCGACGAACGGCACCGGCCGCGTGATCGTCCACGCGATGCCCGACGCGGCGCGCGCCGCGGTCGACGCCTGGCACGACGAGCCGCTCCCCGAGCTCGCCGTGATGCGCGCGATGAAAAACCAATTCGATCCGCTCGGCCTCTGCAACCCCGGGCGCTTCATCGGAGGCCTCTCGTGACCGTCCCCGTCACCGACCCGCACCCGCACGACGCCGGCGGCGACCAGCGCTCGTATCGCGACCTGATCGCGGACTGCGTGCATTGCGGCTTCTGTCTGCCGGCGTGTCCGACGTACAACTCGTGGGGCGAGGAGATGGACTCGCCGCGCGGACGGATCGATCTCATGCGCGGGATCGACGACGGCGTGATCCCGCTCGATTCCGTCGTCGCCGGGCACATCGACGCGTGCCTGGGCTGCATGGGCTGCGTCACCGCATGCCCGTCGGGCGTGCGCTACGACCTCTTGATCGAAGCGACGCGCGCGAAGATCGAAGAAGAACTGCCGCGCGACCCCGCCGACGGCGCGTTTCGCAATTTCGTGTTCGCGCTCTTCCCGTATCCTGGCCGCTTGCGTGCGCTCGCGCCGTTCCTGGCGTTCGCGACGAAACTCGGCCTGCCGCGGATCGCCGCCGGCCCGCTCGGGAAACTGCTGCCCGCGCGTCTGCGCCAGCTCGCGACGATGGCGCCGCCGGTCTCGCTCGTGCAGACGTTCGCGTCGCTCCCTGCGCGCACGCCCGCGCGCGGCGAACGGCGCGCGCGCGTCGCGCTGGTCGCCGGCTGCGTGCAGCGCGCGTTCTTCCCCGGCGTCAACGCCGCGACGCTGCGCGTCCTCGCCGCCGAGGGGTGCGAGGTCATCGTCCCCCCGGGGCAAGGCTGCTGCGGCGCGCTCTCGCTGCACAGCGGACGGCTCGACGAAGCGAAGCGTTTCGCGCAAGCCCTGATCGCCCGCTTCGAACGCAAGCAGGTCGACGCGATCATCATCAATGCGGCCGGCTGCGGCTCGACGCTCAAGGAGTACGGCGAGCTCTTCGCCGGCGATCCGGCGTGGGCCGCGCGCGGCGCCGCGTTCGCCGCGAAGGTCCAAGACATCAGCGAGTATCTGGCGGCGCTCGAGCCGCGCGCGCCGCGCGCGCCGCTCTCCCTGCGCGTCGCGTACCACGATGCGTGCCACCTCGCGCACGCACAGCGCGTGCGCGAACAGCCCCGCTCGCTGCTGCGCACGATCCCGGAGCTGCAATTGCTCGAGATCCCCAGCGGCGACCAGTGCTGCGGGAGCGCCGGGACGTACAACCTCTTTCAGCCGGAATCCGCGCACGAGATCGGGAGCCGCAAAGTCGACAACGTGCAGTCCGTCGCGCCCGACATGCTGGCCAGCGCCAACCCGGGCTGCACGCTGCAGATCCAGTCGATCCTGCGCGAACGCGGCGCGACGCTGCGCGCCGCGCACCCGATCGAACTTCTCGATGCCTCCATTTGCGGCACGTCGCTCCCCTGATCGCTGCTCCACCGCGTCGCGCCGGGTTACCAGATCGACGGTATCAGGCGATACCGCACGCGTTTCGTGTAGGCGGCATAGCCGCTCAACTTGCACCGCAGAAACCGCTCCTCGGCGATGATGCGCAGCACGATCAATCCGACCGCGGCGAGCGCGAGGATCGCCGCGGCCCACGATTCGAGCCATAGCGGGGTGCCGACGAAGACGAGCACGCCGCCGGCGTACATCGGATGCCGCACGATGCGATAGGGACCGCTTTGCACCACGGTCTTCCCGCGAGCACGCTGATCCTTGACGACGGGAGTCGCGAACGCGTTCTCTCGCATCGCGCGATGAGCGAGCCACCACCCTGCGATGAACGCGGCAAGTCCGAGCGCGGAGGCGACGGGGTTCGCCTTCGGCAGAAGGTGCAGCCGAAACACGTCGAGCGGTGCAAGCGCGAGAACCGCGGCGAACGCGGCGACCATCGCCGGAAGCAGCACCTTGTCGGCCCGTGATTGCCCCTGCTGGATCGGCGGCTTCATTCGCTCGGCGAGCAGCTCGGGGTTCGCGTCGAGGATGTTCAGCGACGAGCCGATCGTCCCGACGAGAACGGCGCCGAGGTAGACCCAAGCGCGCCACCACCCGAGCGTCCCCGCCGGCACGAACAGGAGCAGCGCGAACACGATCATCTCCGCGAGGGTCGAGACGATCAGCGTGACGATCAAGCCCCGGCGAGTTTCGGCGGCCATGCCGGTATCCTACCGCCCGCCCCCGGGTTTGTCGCCGCGTCCCCGCAGGCGGCCGCCTGCCGCCGGACGGAACCAGGGGGGACGCGGGAAGCGTCTCTAACGTCGGGCTACGGGAAAACCCGTTGCCGCATGCCCGGCAGAGGCCGTACGCTTTAGGAGTCTATGTCCGAGAACCAGACCGATATCGTCCTCGTCGGCGGCGGGATCATGAGCGCCACCCTCGCGGTGATGCTCAAAGAACTCCAGCCCGAGATGAACGTCGAAATTTTCGAGATGCTGCCGTCGGCGGCCGAGGAGAGCTCGAACGCGTGGAACAACGCCGGCACGGGGCACGCGGCGCTGTGCGAGCTGAACTACACGCCGCAGAATCCCGACGGCAGCGTCGGGATCGCCCGCGCGCTGACCGTCAACACGCAATACGATCTGTCGCGGCAGTTCTGGGCTCATTTGGTGCGCACGGGCCGGATGGACGCGCCCGAGACGTTCATCCACGACGTCCCGCACATCGCGTTCGTCTGGGGCGACGACAACGTCGCGTTCCTGCGCAAGCGCTACGAGGCGATGAGCGCGCACCACTGCTTCGCCGGGATGGAGTACAGCGAAGACCACGCGGTGCTCGCCGACTGGATGCCGTTGGTGATGGAAGGGCGCGATCCCGCGCAGCGCGTCGCCGCGACGCGGATGATCACCGGCACCGACGTCGACTACGGCGCCGTCACCCGCCAACTGCTCGCGCACTTGCGCGCCGTCGGCGGCGTCACGATCTCGTACGGACATAAGGTCACGGACCTGCGGCGCGAGGGAAACGGACGCTGGAACGTCTCGATCAAGGACGAGCAGAGCGGTGCGAAGCGGATGCTTTCCGCGCGGACGGTGTTCCTCGGCGCGGGCGGCGGCGCGCTGACGCTGCTGCAGAAATCCGGGATCGCCGAGGGCAAGGGCTACGGCGGCTTCCCGGTGAGCGGGATCTTTCTGCGGTGCGACGACCCGTCGATCGTCGAACGGCACGAAGCGAAGGTCTACGGCAAAGCGTCGGTCGGCGCGCCGCCGATGTCGGTGCCGCATCTCGACACGCGCTTCGTCGACGGCAAGCGTTCGCTGCTGTTCGGGCCGTATGCCGGCTTCTCGACGAAGTTCCTCAAGCACGGCTCCTACGCCGACCTGTTCGGCTCCGTCAAACCCGACAACGTCGGTCCGCTGCTCGCGGTCGGACGCGACAACTTCGACCTCACCAAGTACCTCGTCGGTGAGGTGCTGGCGTCGAAAGAGAGCAAGTACGCGTCGCTGCACGAGTATTTCCCGAACGCCGACCCCGCGAAGTGGGAGTTCATCGTCGCCGGTCAGCGCGTTCAGGTGATCATGCCCGACGCGAAGTCGGGCGGTAAACTCGAGTTCGGCACCAAGGTCGTCGCCGCCGGCGACGGCTCGATGGCGGCGGTGCTCGGCGCCTCGCCGGGCGCATCGGTCGCGGTTGCGGTGATGATCGATGTCATCGGCCGGCTCTTCAAGAACGAACTCCCGGGCTGGCACGACAAGCTCGTCGCGATGCTGCCGTCCTACGGCCGATCGATCGCCGACGACGCCGAACTCTGCCGCACCGTGCGCGCCGACACGGCCGAGGCGCTCCACCTCACGAACATCGGCGAGACGCTGCGCACGTGACCGGCGCCGCCGCGCCGTCGTACGACGAGCTCGCGGCGGCCTGGCGCGCACTGCGCGTCCGCGGGATTCACGTGCGGGAAGTGGCCTGTGTCGGCGCGCCCCGCACCCTGCTCATGGCGGAGCTCGGCGAGAGCACCGCACCGGCGGTCACGATCGCGGCCGGCGTGCACGGCGACGAGCCGGCGGCTCCGTGGGCGCTGCTCTCGCTCGCGCGCGACGGACTGCTCGATCGCCGCTTCGCCTACCGGCTGTGGCCGTGCGTGAACCCGACCGGCTACGCGGCACACACGCGCGTCAACGCGGAGGGCGTCGACGTCAACCGCAGCTTTTCGCGCGGCGGCACGACGCCCGAAGCGCGCGCGATCATTACCGCGAATCGCGATCGGCGGTTCGTCCTCGCGCTCGACCTGCACGAAGATTTCGAAGCCGACGGCAGTTATCTGTACGAACCGCTCGCCCCGGACGCCGAGGATCGCTTTGCCCGGCCGGTCGTAGCCGCGCTCGAGGCCGCGGGTCTGCCGCTGCAGACGATCCCCGACGGTTTCGATCTGGGCACGCCCGAGGCCGAGACGCCGCCGTACCGGCTCGAGGTCGGGATCGTTCTCGTCGACGCCGATGCGGAACTGCGGATGTTCAGCGGCCTGCCGTCGTCGCTCTTTCACTATCGCCGCGGAACGCCGCCGCTGACGTTCGAATCGCCGCGAACGCGGCCGTGGGACGAGCGGATCGCCGCGCACCGGATCTTCGTCACCACCGTCCTCACGCAGCTCGTATCGTCCTGACGCGACGAACGTCGCACCGCCGTTGACGGCCGGGGAGTGCGCCGCCGCGCCGCGAAGTCCAAACCGCTATGGCACAGCGCGATTCCCTCGAAGTCGACGTCCTCTTCGTCGGCGCCGGTCCGGCCTCGCTTGCCGGCGCGATCCGGCTGCGGCAGCTCGCCGCCGCGTCGGGGACCGAGATCGCGGTGATGGTGATCGAGAAGGGCGGCGAGATCGGCAATCACGGCTTCTCCGGCGCCGTCGTCGATCCGAAGACGCTGCGCGAACTCTTCCCCGATGAAGACATCGCCGCGGGGCTCGACGCGCCGGTCTCGAGCGACGCGCTGTGGTTTCTCACCAACTCCGGAAAGATTCAAGCACCGTTCACGCCCCCCGTCCTCAACAACCACGGCAAGTTCGTCGGCTCGCTCTCGAACCTCACCAAGTGGCTGGCGGCGAAAGCGGAAGAAGCCGGCGTCGACGTGTTTCCGTCGTTCCCCGGTCAGGAACTGTTATGGGACGGTGACCGCGTCATCGGCGTGCGCATCGGCGACAAAGGCGTCGCGCACGACGGCACGCACAAATCCAACTACGAGCCCGGCCCCGATCTGATGGCCAAGGTCGTCGTCCTCGGCGAAGGGCCGCGCGGCACGCTCGCCAAGGCGGCGATTCAGCGCTTACAGTTGGATGCGGACCGCGATCCGCAAGTTTACGCCGTCGGGATCAAAGAACTGTGGAAGGTGCCGGGGCGGCTTGCAGCAGGCAGCGTGATTCACACGCTCGGCGCACCGCTCTGGAACACGTTCGGCGGCGGCTGGATCTACGCGATGAACGGTGACGTCATCGACATCGGCCTCGTCACCGGTCTCGACTACGCCGACCCGACGACCGATCCGCACGACAACTTCCAGCGCTTCAAGCTGCACCCGGCGATCCGCCCGCTGCTCGAAGGCGGCGAGATGATCCGCTACGGCGCAAAGGCGATCCCCGAGGGCGGACTGCACGCGATGCCGCGCTTCTATGCCGACGGCCTGTGCCTGATCGGCGACTCGGCCGGGTTCCTCAACGGCCTGCGTCTCAAGGGGATCCACCTGGCGATGAAGTCGGGGATGCTCGCAGCCGAGACGATCCACGACGCGCTGCAGCAGGACGACACGTCGGCAAGCGCGCTGGCGCCGTTCGAGCAGAAGTTCCGCGACTCGTGGGCGTTCACCGAACTGCACGCCGCGCGCAACTTCCACCAAGGCTTCAGCAGCGGGATGTGGGGCGGTCTGATCAACGCGCAGCTCGGCATGATGAGCGGCGGACGCGGCTTCGGGATCCACGACAAGCTCGCCGGCGAACACGGCTACGCGCGGATGAAGAAGCTCTCGCAGATCGAGACGGTGCAGAAGACCAAGCGCGTCGTCCCCGACGGAAAGCTGACGTTCGATAAGCTGACCGACGTGTTCAAAAGCGGGACGATGCACGACGAAGACCAGCCGCCGCACCTGCACGTCGCGGATACGAACATCTGCGCCGACCGCTGCACGGTCGAGTACGGCAACCCGTGCCAGTATTTCTGCCCGGCGAAAGTCTACGAACCGCACTTCAGCAAAACCGACGGCGCGCCGGCCGAAGGGCGCCTGCAGATCAACTTCTCGAACTGCGTCCACTGCAAGACCTGCGACATCATGGACCCGTATCAGATCATCACCTGGGTCCCGCCGCAGGGCGGTGAGGGTCCCGTGTACACCGGGATGTAGATGGCGGACGTCTTCGTCGTCGGCGCCGGTCTGATCGGCCTCAGCACCGCGTACGAACTCGCGCAGCGAGGCGTCGCGGTGACGGTCTACGATCGCGACGAACCGGCGCAGGCGGCGTCCTGGGCCGGTGCGGGGATGCTGGCGCCGTTCAGCGAGGCGACGCCCGATCGCGAACTCCTCGCGCTCTCCCGCGCATCGCTGGAACGCTACCCCGGCTTCGTCGACGGCTTGCGCGAGCGCACTGGCGTCGACGTGCGGCTGCGCCGCGACGGGACGATGCACGTCGCGCTCGGCGAAGCGCAGCTCGCCGCGCTCGCGGCGGTCGCCGACACCTTCCGCGCGAACGGCGGCGACGTCGCGCTGCTCGAACGCGGTGAGGTGCTCGCGCGCGAACCGTTCCTCGCGAAGGATCTCGCCGGCGCTTTGTACGTCGCGAACGAAGCGCAGGTCGACAACCGCCGGCTGGGGCGCGCGCTGCTCGCGGCGTGCCGCGGACTCGGCGTGCGGTTCGAGCGCGTCGACGAGATCGCGCTGGAGAGCGACGCGCGCCGCGTCCGCGGCGTCCGCACGCCGTACGGCTTCGCGGCGGCGCCGGTCGTCGTCAACGCGGCGGGCGCATGGGCCGGTGCGCTCGACGGCGTTCCGGAAAGCGCGCGGATTCCGGTGCGGCCGGTCGCGGGTGAGATGCTCGCGATCGCCCTCCCCCCCGCCGCGATGCGCTCGCTGGTGTGGCTGGGCCACCGGTACCTGGTCCCGCGCGACGACGGCCGTCTGCTCGTCGGAGCGACCGTGGTCGAACGGGGCTTCGACGTGCGCGTCACCGCCGCGGGGATGCACGATCTGCTCGATGCGGCGCTCGCAGTCGCTCCCGCGCTGGCATCGTTCGCCGTCGTCGAGACGTGGGCGGGCTTGCGCCCCGCGTCGCACGACGGGCGCCCGTATCTGGGCGCGACGCCGATCGAGGGCTATCTGGTCGCCGCCGGCCACTATCGCAACGGCATCCTGCTCACGCCGGTCACCGCACGCGCGATCGCCGCGCTGATCGTCGACGGTGCGGCACCGGAACTCGCGCCCTTTGCGTGTGCTCGCGTCGGGGGGCGCCTCGTCCCGGCCGCGAACCACACATCGTGACGGTTTCGATCAACGGCGAATCGCGTGAGGTCGCCGACGGCGCGACGCTCGCCTCGCTCCTCGACATGCTGGGCGTCCGTCGCGACGGCACCGCCGTCGCGCTCAACGACGACGTCGTTCCGCGCGCGCGTCACGACGATACGCGCGTGCGCGACGGCGACCGGCTCGAGATCATCGTCGCCGTCGCGGGAGGCTGATCATGTCCGACGATACGCTGCGCGTCGGCGCGTACGAGTTCGCGTCGCGCCTGTTCGTGGGAACGGGGAAATACCCGTCGCTCGACGTGATGCAGGCCGCTCACCTCGCCAGCGGCGCGCAGGTGGTCACCGTCGCGATCCGCCGGATGCACCTCGACGACAAGAGCGGAAAGACGCTGGTCGACTACATCGAGCGCACGAAGATGACGCTGCTGCCGAACACCGCCGGCTGCTACACCGCGAAGGACGCCGTCCTCACCGCGAAGCTTGCGCGCGAAGCGCTCGGCACCGACTTGATCAAAGTCGAAGTGATCGGCGACCCCGAGACGCTCTATCCCGACACGCGCGAGACGATCGCCGCGTGCGAAGAACTCGTGCGCGAGGGATTCACCGTCCTGCCCTACATCATCGACGACCCGGTCGCGTGCAAGCGCCTCGAAGAGGCCGGCTGCGCTGCGGTGATGCCGCTGGCCGCGCCGATCGGGAGCGGCCTGGGCGTCTGCAATCCGTATTCGATCAGCATCATCAAGGAACGCGCGAACGTTCCGGTGATCGTCGATGCGGGCGTCGGCACCGCATCCGACGCGACGATCGCGATGGAGCTCGGCGTCGACGCGCTGCTGATGAATACCGGGATCGCCGCCGCAGCGGATCCCGTGCGAATGGCGCGCGCGATGAAAGCCGCCGTCGAGGCCGGCCGCGACGCGTTCCTCGCCGGCCGCATGGCCAAACGTCTCTACGCCAATGCGTCGAGCCCGATGGAAAACCTGATCGCAACCAAACACGCGGAGCGTGCATGACCGAAATCTCCGTCCAGGATCTCAAACGGCGCCGCGACGCCGGCGAACCGGTCGTGCTCCTCGACGTCCGCGAGCCGGATGAGATCGCGACCGCAAAACTCGACGGCGCCACGTTCATCCCGATGCGCGAGATCCCGGCCCGCTTCGGCGAACTCCCGCACGACACGCCGATCGCCGTCCTTTGCCACAGCGGCGGCCGCAGCGGTCGCGTCACCGACTTCCTCCACGCCAACGGCTACACCAACGCCGTCAACGTCGCCGGCGGCATCGACGCCTGGTCCGCGACGATCGACCCGTCCGTCCCCCGCTACTGAGCCGCGGCCGCGGGTGCGTTTTTTCGCGCGATGACGAACCAGTGCACGCGTCGTGCGGGGTCGTCGTCGTCGTGCGCCCAGCGTCCGGCGATCTCGTTGACCGCGACTTCCTCGAGGCTTTCCACGGTGAAACCGAAGAGCGTTTCGATCACGCCGTCGCGGTCGAGATAGACGTGCGGAATCCCCGCTTCGTCGCCGTCGCCCGGCGCGAAGCTGCGCTCGTCGAATGGGAGTCCGAGCCCGTAGCGGTCGTCGGCGATCGATCCCAGGGTGAGAAACACCGCTGCGCCCGGACGCAGCACGCGCCGCAGCTCCGCAATCCCCGCCCGCAGCTTCGCGCTGGTGCCGTGCAGATATGCATGGGTCGAGATCGCCGCCGCATAGGCGTCGCGGGCGCCGGGAAGCTGGGTGTACGGCGTTTCGTCGGGGACGGAGACCACCTCGAGACCTGCGGCGACGAGGGCCCGCGTGTTGCGCCCCGAACCCGTGCCCACCTCGAGCACGGGCCCGTTGAGGGTATGCTCGCCGGCGTATGCGATCAAACGCCCGGCGAGTGGGTGCGCCCCCTGAGTCGATGACGTTGACATGAGTCCGATCCCTCTGATCCTGGTCGTGGGCGGCGATGCACTCGCCGTGCGCGTCTGCGAAGAGCTCTGCGCTACGCAGGGACACCGGGTCGCGCTGATCTGGATGCAGGACCACGACCTCAGCGCGAAGCTCGAACGGCTCGGCTGCGACTACTTTTCCTACGATCCCAACGACTACGATGCCCTCCGGATCGCCTGCGTCGGAGAAGCGGCGTCGATCATGACGCTCGCCGACGACGACCGGCTCAACCTGCAGGTCGCCCTCAAGGCGCGCGACATCAACCCGTCGATCCGCCTGGTGCTGCGCCAGTTCAACCGCACGCTCGGGGCCAAGCTCGAACAGAATCTCCCGAACTGCTCGGTGATCTCGCCGGCTTCGCACTCCGCCGCGACCTTCGCGGCGACCGCGCTCGATCCGGCGTGCTTCTACGCCTTGCAGTTCCCCGATCGCGGCGGCGTCCACGCCGGCTTCACACAGCGGCGCGCGGGGCAGCTGGGCGTCGCGGGAATGTCGGTGCGCGACGCCCAGCAGAAGCTGCGCGCGCGGATCGTGGCACGCAACGGATCGCCGGACGTGAGCGCCGACGACGCGTTCGAGGAGGCCGACACGCTGGTGGTGTTCG is a genomic window containing:
- the thiO gene encoding glycine oxidase ThiO; translated protein: MADVFVVGAGLIGLSTAYELAQRGVAVTVYDRDEPAQAASWAGAGMLAPFSEATPDRELLALSRASLERYPGFVDGLRERTGVDVRLRRDGTMHVALGEAQLAALAAVADTFRANGGDVALLERGEVLAREPFLAKDLAGALYVANEAQVDNRRLGRALLAACRGLGVRFERVDEIALESDARRVRGVRTPYGFAAAPVVVNAAGAWAGALDGVPESARIPVRPVAGEMLAIALPPAAMRSLVWLGHRYLVPRDDGRLLVGATVVERGFDVRVTAAGMHDLLDAALAVAPALASFAVVETWAGLRPASHDGRPYLGATPIEGYLVAAGHYRNGILLTPVTARAIAALIVDGAAPELAPFACARVGGRLVPAANHTS
- a CDS encoding thiazole synthase; protein product: MSDDTLRVGAYEFASRLFVGTGKYPSLDVMQAAHLASGAQVVTVAIRRMHLDDKSGKTLVDYIERTKMTLLPNTAGCYTAKDAVLTAKLAREALGTDLIKVEVIGDPETLYPDTRETIAACEELVREGFTVLPYIIDDPVACKRLEEAGCAAVMPLAAPIGSGLGVCNPYSISIIKERANVPVIVDAGVGTASDATIAMELGVDALLMNTGIAAAADPVRMARAMKAAVEAGRDAFLAGRMAKRLYANASSPMENLIATKHAERA
- the thiS gene encoding sulfur carrier protein ThiS, whose protein sequence is MTVSINGESREVADGATLASLLDMLGVRRDGTAVALNDDVVPRARHDDTRVRDGDRLEIIVAVAGG
- a CDS encoding rhodanese-like domain-containing protein — protein: MTEISVQDLKRRRDAGEPVVLLDVREPDEIATAKLDGATFIPMREIPARFGELPHDTPIAVLCHSGGRSGRVTDFLHANGYTNAVNVAGGIDAWSATIDPSVPRY
- a CDS encoding class I SAM-dependent methyltransferase translates to MIAYAGEHTLNGPVLEVGTGSGRNTRALVAAGLEVVSVPDETPYTQLPGARDAYAAAISTHAYLHGTSAKLRAGIAELRRVLRPGAAVFLTLGSIADDRYGLGLPFDERSFAPGDGDEAGIPHVYLDRDGVIETLFGFTVESLEEVAVNEIAGRWAHDDDDPARRVHWFVIARKNAPAAAAQ